From one Aptenodytes patagonicus chromosome 16, bAptPat1.pri.cur, whole genome shotgun sequence genomic stretch:
- the USP43 gene encoding ubiquitin carboxyl-terminal hydrolase 43, whose product MSAAAAAGGGGGPGRRRGGGGSPSGRRAGGGRRRRALRSLGSLAGRLLRTWARLAGGRGRRRAAPEDDEGGFRGGDPGGERRRRRRPGGAAGGSGSGGERPPGAQGLRNHGNTCFMNAVVQCLSNTAPLAEFLALGRYRARGARAEVTHRLAALVRALWTRDYTPQLSAEFKNIVSKHSSQFRGNAQHDALEFLLWLLDRMHEDLGAASPAQQTRVPEEPGEDGSGGAGSSPPAAQHPRGQSFVQSHFQAQYRSSLTCPHCLKQSNTFDPFLCISLPIPLRQTRALNVTLVLQCERRRFVRVGLAVPLLGTVAELREMVAREGRIPPEQVILAEVSPRGFLRSLGDAEELGAAGEGAPLYAFQPPPARHAGCPRSLPASPGAARPEGQRLPPAAARSSDCLHGGAGGRILLLLCNTAGAGPRLARFGPPLVLREERGVSWEQLQQSILAQLRALLRGEVRAQGAGALFRIRLAGGSAPCAYLSPQDPRPLCHPAVDRALQLSGAGGPPHVKLTVEWDVSTKERLFGNIQEEVVQDAESVQLQQQAHRQQHSCTLDECFQLYTKEEQLAPDDAWRCPHCKVPQQGTVKLSLWTLPDILIIHLKRFRQVAEHRHKLTTLVRFPLRGLNMAPHMAQRGQAGRQLLGRWAPWQPPLCLPPSCPRDYLYDLYAVCNHHGSMQGGHYTAYCCNALDGRWYSYDDSRVEGVQEAEVSTRSAYILFYQRRNAVSAWSAGSSVRGSTTSSLSGHWLARLGGSTQDTTASRPSATQLSLPGTPDATAAPEKGGFEARPLVRGVQGRSLSVKLSPAGGPPRAVPPRWSFAGKERGRPGVPGELVAYLESGRRPRCTHRSLLPLGTGGESGPDTPPAPSPVPAGPPKQSSKGQEEPGTPRAPHWPLHVPMLRRAASTGAEGSLRLPPKSQSSPGRSGEGTGVLRHPRLVQLEGDMGVPLARLSPGPAAMARSRSSASLPLRPEGGLRRSASLGRGTGGPPLHLQGPPGATLQRGRQPTGSLRRPAVPESSF is encoded by the exons atgagcgcggcggcggcggcgggggggggcggcggccccgggcggcggcggggcggcggggggagcccctcggggcggcgggcggggggcgggcggcggcggcgcgccctgcgctccctgggcagcctggccgGGCGGCTGCTCCGCACCTGGGCGCGCCTGGCCGGGGGCCGCGGgaggcgccgcgccgccccggaggacgACGAGGGCGGGTTCCGGGGGGGCGACCccgggggggagcggcggcggcggcggcggcccgggggggcggcggggggcagcgggagcggcggggagcggccgccgGGCGCGCAGGGGCTGCGGAACCACGGGAACACCTGCTTCATGAACGCGGTGGTGCAGTGCCTGAGCAACACGGCGCCGCTGGCCGAGTTCCTGGCGCTCGGCCGCTACCGCGCCCGCGGGGCCCGCGCCGAGGTCACCCACCGGCTGGCCGCCCTGGTCCGCGCCCTCTGGACCCGCGACTACACGCCGCAGCTCTCCGCCGAGTTCAAG AACATCGTCTCCAAGCACAGCTCGCAGTTTCGGGGCAACGCGCAGCACGACGCCCTCGAGttcctgctctggctgctggaCCGCATGCATGAGGACCTGggcgccgcctcccccgcccaGCAGACCCGCGTCCCCGAGGAG CCTGGCGAGGATGGGAGCGGCGGtgccggcagctccccgccggccgcccagCATCCCCGCGGGCAGAGCTTCGTGCAGAGCCACTTCCAGGCGCAGTACAG GTCCTCCCTGACGTGCCCTCACTGCCTGAAGCAGAGCAACACCTTCGACCCCTTCCTGTGCATCTCCCTGCCCATCCCGCTGCGCCAGACCAG GGCTCTCAACGTCACCCTGGTGCTGCAGTGCGAGCGCCGGCGGTTCGTGCGGGTGGGGCTGGCCGTGCCCCTGCTCGGCACCGTGGCCGAGCTGCGGGAGATGGTGGCGCGGGAGGGACGCATCCCCCCGGAGCAG GTGATCCTGGCCGAGGTGTCCCCGCGGGGCTTCCTGCGCTCCCTGGGTGACGCGGAGGAGCTGGGtgctgccggggagggggcgcccCTCTACGCCttccagcccccccccgcccgccacGCAG GGTGCCCCCGCAGCCTGCCCGCCTcccccggggcggcccggccggaGGGGCAgcgcctgccgcccgccgccgcccgctcctccGACTGCCTGcacggcggggcgggcggccgcatcctgctgctgctctgcaacaCGGCGGGCGCCGGCCCCCGCCTCGCCAG GTTCGGGCCGCCGCTGGTGCTGCGGGAGGAGCGGGGCGTCTCCTGggagcagctccagcagagcaTCCTGGCCCAGCTGCGGGCCCTGCTGCGGGGAGAGGTGCGGGCGCAG GGGGCGGGAGCCCTCTTCCGCATCCGCCTGGCTGGGGGCTCAGCCCCCTGCGCCTACCTGTCCCCGCAGGACCCCCGTCCTCTCTGCCACCCCGCCGTCGACAG AGCGCTGCAGCTGAGCGGGGCGGGTGGCCCTCCCCACGTGAAGCTGACGGTGGAGTGGGACGTGAGCACCAAAGAGCG CCTTTTCGGCAACATCCAGGAGGAGGTGGTGCAGGACGCGGAGAgcgtgcagctgcagcagcaagcgCACcggcagcagcacagctgcacgCTGGATGAGTGCTTCCAGCTCTACACCAAGGAGGAGCAG CTGGCCCCAGACGACGCCTGGCGCTGCCCGCACTGCAAGGTCCCCCAGCAGGGCACGGTGAAGCTCAGCCTCTGGACACTGCCCGACATCCTCATCATCCACCTCAAGCGCTTTCGCCAGGTGGCTGAGCACCGGCACAAACTCACCACGCTGGTGAGATTCCCCCTGCGGGGTCTCAACATGGCCCCCCACATGGCGCAGCGGGGCCAGGCCGGCAGGCAGCTGTTGGGGCGCTGGGCGCCCTGGCAGccccccctctgcctgcccccgAGCTGCCCCCGTGACTACCTCTACGACCTGTATGCCGTCTGCAACCACCACGGCAGCATGCAGGGAGGCCACTACACCG cctaCTGCTGCAACGCCCTGGACGGGCGATGGTACAGCTACGACGACAGCAGGGTGGAGGGGGTGCAGGAGGCAGAGGTGAGCACCCGCAGCGCCTACATCCTCTTCTACCAGCGCCGCAACGCCGTGTCCGCATGGTCGGCCGGCAGCTCCGTCAGGG gcTCCACCACCTCCTCGCTCTCGGGTCACTGGCTGGCCCGCCTGGGCGGCAGCACACAGGACACCACGGCCTCGCGTCCCTCGGCcacccagctctccctgcccggCACCCCCGATGCCACCGCCGCCCCGGAGAAAG gtgGCTTCGAGGCCAGACCCTTGGTGCGGGGCGTCCAGGGCCGCAGCCTCAGCGTCAAGCTCTCGCCCGCCGGTGGCCCCCCCAGGGCCGTGCCCCCGCGCTGGTCCTTTGCCGGCAaggagcggggccggccgggggtcccgggggagcTGGTGGCCTACCTGGAGTCGGGGCGCCGGCCCCGCTGCACCCACCGCTCCCTCCTCCCGCTCGGCACAGGGGGGGAGAGCGGCCCCgacacccccccagcccccagccctgtgccagctggcCCCCCAAAGCAGTCCAGCAAGGGGCAGGAGGAACCGGGCACCCCCCGAGCCCCCCACTGGCCCCTCCATGTGCCCATGCTGCGGCGAGCCGCCAGCACCGGCGCCGAGGGATCTCTGCGCCTGCCCCCCAAAAGCCAGAGCAGCCCGGGGCGGAgcggggaggggacaggggtGCTCCGCCACCCCAGGCTGGTGCAGCTGGAGGGGGACATGGGTGTCCCCCTGGCACGCCTGTCCCCTGGCCCAGCGGCCATGGCGCGCTCGCGGAGCTCGGCCAGCCTGCCCCTGCGCCCTGAGGGGGGCCTGCGGCGCTCGGCCTCGCTGGGCAGGGGCACGGGGGGGCCCCCCCTGCACCTCCAGGGTCCCCCTGGGGCCACGCTGCAGCGGGGACGGCAGCCCACGGGCTCCCTGCGCCGCCCGGCCGTGCCCGAGTCCAGCTTCTGA